In Leisingera sp. NJS204, the following are encoded in one genomic region:
- a CDS encoding DUF899 family protein, which produces MPVSIPNESAAYRTARNELLQAELALRAQTEKVAALRRALPAGGRVAETYVFRSTSGASASLLDLFGQHSTLAVYSLMYGPDSEAACPMCAAILDGWRGQVSHVQARLGFAVVAQSSPERLAALQIAKGWQDLPLYSAAGSSYQQDYLGESSEGAQLPMLHVFTRSDGGIRHFWGSEMLFEPSPWQPRHVDALWPMWNLFDLTPEGRGDHMPSQL; this is translated from the coding sequence ATGCCTGTAAGCATCCCCAACGAGAGCGCCGCCTACCGCACAGCCCGCAATGAACTGTTGCAAGCTGAGCTCGCTTTGCGCGCGCAAACCGAAAAAGTTGCCGCCCTGCGACGGGCTTTGCCTGCCGGCGGGCGGGTTGCAGAGACTTATGTATTCCGCAGCACAAGCGGCGCTTCGGCATCCCTGCTGGACCTGTTCGGCCAGCACAGTACCCTAGCCGTTTATTCCCTGATGTACGGGCCGGACAGCGAGGCCGCCTGCCCGATGTGTGCAGCGATTCTGGATGGCTGGCGCGGGCAAGTGTCCCATGTGCAGGCGCGCTTGGGGTTCGCGGTTGTCGCGCAATCATCGCCGGAACGGCTTGCAGCACTGCAGATCGCAAAGGGCTGGCAGGATCTGCCGCTCTATTCTGCTGCGGGTAGCAGCTATCAGCAGGACTATTTGGGTGAAAGCAGCGAGGGCGCGCAGCTGCCGATGCTGCATGTCTTTACCCGATCAGACGGTGGCATCCGGCATTTCTGGGGATCGGAGATGCTCTTTGAGCCCAGCCCCTGGCAGCCGCGCCATGTCGATGCGCTGTGGCCGATGTGGAACCTGTTCGACCTCACCCCTGAGGGGCGCGGCGACCATATGCCCAGCCAGCTCTGA
- a CDS encoding DUF1761 domain-containing protein: MEFISVIAAAAAAFALGAGYYGALAKPWVEAAGVECDEDGKPKGGQSPMIFAMAFLLQLIVVGMMRHVFTLSGIETLGAGLIGGAGVGLFFISPWIALNNMYGMRPVKLTLIDGGYATLACAIAGLVLSLF; encoded by the coding sequence ATGGAATTCATAAGTGTGATCGCGGCGGCTGCGGCAGCATTTGCGCTGGGGGCAGGATATTACGGCGCCCTCGCCAAACCATGGGTCGAGGCCGCTGGTGTTGAATGTGATGAAGACGGAAAACCGAAGGGCGGTCAGAGCCCGATGATTTTTGCGATGGCTTTTCTCTTGCAGCTGATCGTTGTTGGCATGATGCGCCATGTATTCACCCTGTCCGGCATCGAAACCCTGGGCGCGGGCCTGATTGGCGGTGCAGGTGTCGGACTGTTCTTCATCAGCCCCTGGATTGCCTTGAACAACATGTATGGGATGCGGCCGGTGAAGCTGACGCTGATTGATGGCGGCTATGCGACGCTGGCCTGCGCAATTGCTGGCTTGGTGCTGAGCCTGTTCTGA
- a CDS encoding EVE domain-containing protein, translating to MRYWLFKSEPSTWGWDNQVSKGDAGEEWDGVRNYQARNFMREMKIGDRGFFYHSQKEKSVVGIVEVCAEAHPDSTTEDDRWECVDIKAVRPFAKPVSLDQIKSDPQLEEMVLVKNSRLSVQPVSGAEWATICALGETDPS from the coding sequence ATGCGCTACTGGCTGTTCAAATCCGAACCCTCTACCTGGGGCTGGGACAACCAGGTCTCCAAAGGGGATGCGGGTGAAGAATGGGACGGCGTGCGCAATTACCAGGCGCGCAATTTCATGCGCGAAATGAAGATCGGCGACCGCGGTTTTTTCTATCATTCGCAGAAAGAAAAATCCGTGGTCGGCATTGTTGAGGTCTGCGCCGAGGCCCATCCTGACAGCACCACCGAAGACGACCGCTGGGAGTGCGTCGACATCAAAGCGGTGCGGCCTTTTGCTAAGCCGGTTTCATTGGACCAGATTAAGTCCGACCCGCAGCTGGAAGAAATGGTATTGGTCAAGAACTCCCGCCTGTCTGTGCAGCCGGTGAGCGGCGCGGAATGGGCCACCATCTGCGCGCTGGGGGAGACAGATCCCAGCTGA
- a CDS encoding YciI family protein: protein MLIALIARDKPGHLQTRLDNRDAHLAYINDTGAVAQAGPLLDQDGNMAGSLVILDVEDMAAGEAWAASDPYNKAGLFEAVELITWKKVIG, encoded by the coding sequence ATGCTCATCGCATTGATTGCCCGTGACAAGCCCGGCCACTTGCAGACCCGTCTCGACAACCGCGACGCCCATCTGGCCTATATCAACGACACCGGTGCCGTAGCGCAGGCAGGTCCGCTGCTGGATCAGGATGGCAATATGGCCGGTTCCCTGGTTATTCTGGATGTCGAAGACATGGCTGCAGGCGAGGCATGGGCGGCAAGCGACCCATACAACAAGGCCGGCCTGTTTGAAGCTGTGGAATTGATCACCTGGAAAAAGGTCATCGGCTGA
- a CDS encoding NAD(P)H-dependent glycerol-3-phosphate dehydrogenase encodes MSISVLGSGAFGTALAISLAGNGPVTLWARNAMKAQAMQDSRRNGTRLPGVELPKNLLITSNIGKACESGVLLLAVPMQTLRGALEQHKDHLTGKTLVACCKGIELDSGLGPVAVIQEVLPNVSAALLTGPSFAADIARGLPTALTLACNDPAQGKALQEQLTTANLRLYRTTDTIGAEIGGALKNVMAIACGAVIGAGLGDSARAALMTRGYAEMQRLALASGAKSETLAGLSGFGDLTLTCSSDLSRNYRLGLSIGREEDFDSTITVEGAATARAVAEQAQRMNLDMPVTLTVTNLLDQRLTISEAAAHLLKRPLKEE; translated from the coding sequence ATGAGCATTTCTGTACTGGGATCCGGCGCCTTCGGCACAGCTTTGGCAATCTCACTGGCAGGCAATGGACCGGTAACCCTGTGGGCGCGCAACGCGATGAAAGCTCAGGCAATGCAGGACAGCCGCCGCAACGGCACCCGGCTGCCAGGCGTTGAACTGCCCAAGAACCTTTTGATCACATCCAACATCGGGAAAGCCTGCGAGTCCGGTGTCCTGCTGCTGGCGGTACCGATGCAAACGCTGCGCGGCGCCTTGGAACAGCACAAGGATCACTTGACTGGAAAGACACTTGTCGCTTGCTGCAAGGGGATCGAGCTGGACTCTGGCCTCGGCCCGGTGGCGGTCATCCAGGAAGTTCTCCCGAATGTCAGCGCAGCGCTGCTGACGGGGCCGAGCTTTGCCGCGGATATTGCGCGCGGGCTGCCAACCGCTCTAACCCTTGCCTGCAACGACCCAGCGCAGGGCAAGGCACTGCAGGAGCAACTGACCACCGCCAACTTGCGGCTCTACCGCACGACGGACACCATTGGCGCAGAAATCGGCGGCGCTTTGAAAAACGTGATGGCAATTGCCTGCGGAGCGGTCATCGGGGCCGGGTTGGGCGACAGTGCCCGCGCCGCGCTGATGACGCGCGGGTATGCTGAAATGCAACGCCTGGCGCTGGCCAGCGGTGCAAAATCTGAAACTCTGGCCGGGCTTTCGGGCTTTGGTGATCTGACATTGACCTGCAGTTCCGACCTGTCCCGAAACTACCGCCTGGGGCTTTCCATTGGCCGGGAGGAGGATTTCGACTCCACCATCACGGTCGAAGGGGCAGCCACCGCGCGGGCGGTCGCGGAGCAGGCGCAGAGGATGAATTTGGACATGCCGGTCACGCTCACGGTAACCAATTTGCTCGATCAGCGCTTGACGATCAGCGAAGCAGCGGCACATTTGCTTAAAAGACCACTAAAAGAGGAATAA
- the tsaD gene encoding tRNA (adenosine(37)-N6)-threonylcarbamoyltransferase complex transferase subunit TsaD: MTKTLTILGLESSCDDTAAAVVRQSEGAQPEVLSSVVFGQAELHSAFGGVVPEIAARAHAEKLDICVLDALAGAGLTLKDIDAVAVTAGPGLIGGVMSGVMCAKGIAAATGLPLVGVNHLAGHALTPRLTDGIAYPYLMLLVSGGHCQYLLVRGPEDFTRLGGTIDDAPGEAFDKTARLLGLPQPGGPAVQAEAENGDPKRYRFPRPLLDRPDCNLSFSGLKTALMRMRDQIASEKGGLTRQNRADLCAGFQAAVVDTLAEKTRRAIRLYLEEHPAQPTVAVAGGVAANTAIRAALETVCAEAGAAFTAPPLQLCTDNAAMIAYAGLERFKAGARDGLDLTARPRWPLDQSSPALIGSGRKGAKA; the protein is encoded by the coding sequence ATGACAAAGACCCTGACAATTCTGGGGCTGGAGAGCAGCTGTGACGATACCGCCGCCGCGGTGGTGCGGCAATCGGAGGGCGCCCAGCCCGAGGTTCTGTCTTCGGTCGTGTTCGGCCAGGCCGAGCTGCACAGTGCCTTTGGCGGCGTGGTGCCTGAGATTGCTGCCCGTGCCCACGCCGAGAAACTAGACATTTGCGTGCTGGATGCTCTGGCTGGCGCCGGGCTGACCTTGAAAGACATTGATGCGGTCGCCGTGACGGCCGGCCCCGGGCTGATCGGCGGAGTGATGTCAGGCGTCATGTGCGCCAAGGGGATTGCTGCCGCCACCGGCCTGCCGCTGGTGGGCGTGAACCATCTGGCAGGCCATGCATTGACGCCGCGGCTGACAGACGGGATTGCCTACCCTTACCTGATGCTGCTGGTCTCTGGCGGGCACTGCCAATACTTGCTGGTGCGCGGGCCTGAGGATTTCACCCGCCTCGGCGGCACCATAGACGACGCCCCGGGCGAAGCATTTGACAAGACCGCCCGCCTGCTGGGCCTGCCGCAACCGGGCGGACCCGCCGTGCAGGCAGAGGCTGAAAACGGCGATCCCAAGCGCTACCGCTTTCCCCGCCCCTTGCTGGACCGGCCGGATTGCAACTTGTCCTTTTCAGGCCTGAAAACTGCATTGATGCGGATGCGTGACCAAATCGCGTCGGAAAAAGGCGGCCTTACCCGGCAGAACCGGGCCGATCTGTGCGCCGGTTTCCAGGCCGCTGTAGTCGACACATTGGCCGAAAAAACCCGCCGCGCTATCCGCCTGTATCTGGAAGAGCATCCTGCGCAACCAACCGTGGCCGTTGCCGGCGGCGTTGCAGCCAATACCGCCATTCGCGCCGCATTAGAGACTGTTTGCGCCGAGGCAGGCGCCGCCTTTACCGCTCCGCCGCTGCAGCTGTGCACTGATAACGCCGCGATGATCGCCTATGCCGGGCTGGAACGGTTCAAGGCGGGCGCCCGCGACGGGCTGGACCTGACCGCCCGCCCCCGCTGGCCACTGGATCAAAGCAGCCCGGCACTGATCGGATCGGGCCGAAAGGGAGCCAAGGCATGA
- a CDS encoding uroporphyrinogen-III synthase, translating to MTRPLAAAERFVAGLPQEARAGLQVIYAPLMQIRLIQAQISLGRMKGVIFTSANGVEAASRETAARLPAFCVGERTAKAAAEAGWQAVSLGQCADELVERMLQQPPEAPLLHLRGAHARGGIARRLTDGGIPCRAQTVYDQVLLSLSEEAQAVLSAQKDVIVPLFSPRTASHFASQCGDAAHLHLIALSQAVAEPLKSLNCKVLRVSKEPDAQAMAEAVFDAAAQLSRLEGKGRAE from the coding sequence ATGACACGCCCGCTGGCGGCGGCAGAGCGGTTTGTGGCCGGGCTGCCCCAAGAAGCCCGTGCCGGGCTGCAAGTGATATATGCGCCGCTGATGCAGATCCGGCTAATACAGGCGCAGATCAGCCTGGGCAGAATGAAAGGCGTGATCTTCACTTCGGCTAACGGGGTGGAAGCCGCTTCACGTGAAACTGCGGCGCGCCTGCCGGCTTTTTGTGTCGGTGAGCGCACGGCCAAGGCTGCGGCAGAGGCCGGCTGGCAGGCGGTGAGCCTGGGGCAATGCGCGGATGAATTGGTCGAAAGAATGCTGCAACAGCCGCCGGAAGCACCGCTGTTGCATCTCCGGGGCGCCCATGCGCGGGGCGGGATTGCGCGGCGGCTTACTGATGGCGGTATCCCCTGCCGTGCGCAAACCGTGTATGATCAGGTTCTTCTATCGTTGTCAGAGGAGGCGCAGGCGGTGCTTTCTGCGCAGAAAGATGTGATCGTGCCGCTTTTCTCTCCCAGAACGGCGAGTCATTTTGCCAGTCAATGCGGGGATGCTGCGCATTTGCACCTGATTGCGCTGAGCCAGGCTGTTGCAGAACCATTGAAAAGCTTGAATTGCAAGGTGTTGCGCGTAAGTAAGGAACCTGATGCCCAAGCCATGGCAGAGGCTGTCTTTGATGCCGCAGCCCAGCTGTCCCGGCTTGAGGGCAAGGGGCGCGCAGAGTAG
- a CDS encoding heme biosynthesis protein HemY, whose translation MLWSLLKILVFVAIIALLAFGAGLLMETAGGVQITVAGTEYTLSALQSVIALGVLVFGVWLFLKLLSLLVATLHFLNGDETALSRYWDKGRERKGYQALADGLMALASGEGRLALAKAARAEKYLQKPDLTDLLVAQAAEMSGDTRKAAEAYKRLLSNQPTRFVGVRGIMKQKLSEGDTETALQLAEKALALRPKHEEVQDTLLRLQAQAEDWAGARKTLSTKLKTGTLPRDLFKRRDAVLALSASKGILDEGATVEQQEQAIEANRLSPDLVPAAAMAARAYIAKGKKRPAARLLKKTWETQPHPDLAHAFAEIEPEESAAERVKRFDQLARLKPQDDETRLMMAELNIVAEDFPEARRWLNDLAERAPDARGLTLMAAIERGEGAGDKVVQGWLAKALTSPRGPQWVCDSCNHIHAEWAPVCEHCASFDTLSWKRPETPEVASLAAAHMLPLITGAPEEKASEAVEEAEVLESGQEPVSESQEQIKEPN comes from the coding sequence ATGCTCTGGTCGTTGTTGAAGATCCTCGTTTTCGTCGCGATTATCGCGCTTCTGGCATTTGGCGCGGGTCTGCTGATGGAAACTGCCGGCGGGGTGCAGATCACCGTAGCCGGCACTGAATATACTCTGAGTGCGCTGCAATCGGTGATTGCGCTGGGCGTACTGGTCTTTGGAGTCTGGCTATTCCTTAAGCTGCTGTCGCTTCTGGTTGCCACGCTGCATTTTTTGAATGGTGATGAAACCGCCTTGTCACGGTATTGGGACAAGGGGCGCGAGCGCAAAGGCTATCAGGCGCTGGCCGATGGTCTGATGGCGCTTGCCTCAGGCGAGGGGCGTCTGGCGCTGGCCAAGGCGGCGCGGGCCGAGAAATACCTGCAAAAACCGGATCTGACGGATCTGCTGGTGGCACAGGCCGCGGAGATGAGCGGCGACACTCGCAAAGCGGCCGAAGCCTATAAGCGGCTGCTGTCGAACCAGCCGACCCGCTTTGTCGGTGTGCGCGGGATCATGAAGCAGAAGCTGTCCGAAGGCGACACGGAGACAGCCCTCCAGCTGGCCGAGAAAGCACTGGCTCTGCGTCCCAAACATGAGGAAGTGCAGGATACGCTTTTACGTCTGCAAGCCCAGGCCGAGGATTGGGCCGGTGCCCGCAAGACACTGTCCACCAAGCTCAAGACCGGCACCCTGCCGCGCGATCTATTCAAACGCCGTGATGCGGTGCTGGCGCTGTCGGCCTCCAAGGGAATCCTGGACGAAGGCGCGACGGTCGAGCAGCAGGAGCAGGCAATCGAAGCCAACCGATTGTCGCCGGATCTCGTGCCTGCCGCGGCAATGGCCGCCCGTGCATATATCGCCAAGGGCAAGAAACGCCCGGCGGCCCGGCTGTTGAAAAAGACCTGGGAAACCCAGCCGCATCCCGATCTGGCCCATGCTTTTGCAGAAATCGAGCCGGAGGAAAGCGCCGCCGAGCGCGTCAAACGTTTTGATCAGCTGGCCCGGCTCAAACCGCAGGATGACGAGACCCGGCTGATGATGGCCGAACTGAACATTGTCGCCGAAGACTTCCCCGAAGCCCGCCGCTGGCTGAATGATCTGGCCGAGCGTGCACCCGACGCCCGCGGGTTGACGCTGATGGCTGCGATTGAGCGCGGCGAAGGTGCCGGTGACAAGGTTGTTCAGGGCTGGCTGGCCAAGGCACTGACCTCTCCGCGCGGGCCGCAATGGGTCTGTGATAGCTGCAACCATATTCACGCGGAATGGGCGCCGGTTTGCGAGCATTGCGCCAGCTTTGACACCCTCTCCTGGAAGCGGCCGGAAACACCGGAAGTTGCCAGCCTTGCAGCAGCACATATGCTGCCGCTGATTACTGGCGCGCCGGAAGAAAAGGCCTCGGAGGCTGTGGAAGAGGCTGAGGTTCTGGAATCCGGTCAGGAACCAGTGTCTGAGTCCCAGGAGCAGATCAAAGAGCCTAATTGA
- a CDS encoding IS110 family transposase translates to MQVATIGVDLAKNIFQVHGITECDEVAFNRPLRRAQALPFFARLDPWLVGMEACSTSHYWARELTRLGHEVRLIPPRYVKPYVKLGKSDAIDAEAICEAVTRPTMRFVEIKSVDQQALLSLHRARNLMVRQRTQLVNALRSMLAEFGVYIARGLTRLLSFAQGVLARAEPGLPEIAQDVVHNLCGQLQVLHGQVRRYEARLRVEGKRDARVSLLQTIPGVGVVTASAIAASIGSGHQFKNGREFAAWLGLTPANRSSGGKERLGRITKMGDQYLRQLLVVGMTSLVRQTKSHPERANKWLAALLERKPARLATVAMANKTARIVWAVLTKNKPYMPRTL, encoded by the coding sequence ATGCAAGTTGCAACAATCGGAGTCGATCTCGCCAAGAACATTTTTCAGGTTCACGGGATCACGGAATGTGACGAGGTCGCTTTTAACCGGCCTTTACGCCGGGCTCAGGCGCTGCCGTTCTTCGCGCGACTTGATCCTTGGCTTGTCGGCATGGAAGCCTGCTCCACAAGTCATTACTGGGCGCGTGAGTTAACCAGGCTGGGCCATGAGGTTCGGCTGATCCCGCCCAGGTACGTTAAACCCTATGTGAAGCTTGGAAAGTCAGACGCTATCGATGCCGAAGCAATCTGCGAAGCAGTTACTCGTCCCACGATGCGGTTTGTAGAGATTAAATCGGTCGACCAGCAGGCGCTGCTATCTCTGCATCGAGCGCGCAATCTCATGGTTCGTCAACGCACACAGTTGGTCAACGCCTTGCGCAGCATGCTGGCAGAGTTCGGCGTCTACATCGCCAGAGGCCTCACACGGCTCCTCAGTTTTGCGCAGGGCGTGCTGGCGCGTGCCGAACCGGGCCTGCCCGAGATCGCGCAAGACGTGGTCCATAATCTGTGCGGGCAGCTGCAAGTTCTGCACGGACAGGTGCGCCGGTATGAAGCCCGTCTGAGAGTTGAAGGCAAACGCGATGCCCGCGTCAGTCTATTGCAGACCATTCCGGGCGTTGGCGTGGTTACGGCCTCTGCGATCGCTGCGAGTATCGGCAGCGGGCACCAATTCAAGAACGGTCGCGAGTTTGCGGCGTGGCTTGGTTTGACGCCGGCCAATCGATCGAGCGGAGGAAAGGAACGATTGGGTCGGATCACGAAGATGGGCGACCAATATCTGCGCCAACTGCTTGTAGTAGGAATGACCTCTCTGGTCAGGCAGACAAAATCCCACCCAGAACGGGCGAACAAATGGCTCGCCGCACTTTTGGAACGCAAGCCTGCGCGCTTGGCAACTGTCGCCATGGCGAACAAGACCGCAAGGATCGTCTGGGCGGTTTTGACAAAGAACAAGCCATACATGCCGAGAACCCTCTGA
- a CDS encoding AraC family transcriptional regulator, whose product MTTQQASTRREPLRAWRQFHSRDIDEARSLVAQKFCDHRLEPAGLARGFGTRHNHVCGQHLSLNYLSYGSTVQIDPGELQDFYLVQVPVSGHAQVANGAETEVSDCRVATVLNPTRATRMTWHSDCRMLLMQIDRKALHEIAERAAGLTLAEAVIFNTAVPVSKGPLHRWARQFAACVHATDAQAGFGTWSRLQQSLIEEQLILGFLTYQQSNICHLLSPRTAAGSSHQIRRARDFIHTHAGDPVTVLEIAAAAGCSIRSLQTGFRQTFGLTPVAYLRDLRLDLARYLLLSRPPETPVSSIAYDCGFSHLGRFSQHYRDRFGELPSTTCAVRGKPEKPAGSPLARYSSSV is encoded by the coding sequence ATGACTACGCAACAGGCATCAACCAGGCGCGAGCCCTTGCGCGCGTGGCGGCAATTCCACAGCCGCGACATTGATGAGGCCCGCTCGCTTGTCGCGCAAAAATTCTGCGATCACCGGCTGGAACCGGCGGGGCTGGCCCGTGGCTTTGGTACCCGCCACAACCACGTCTGCGGACAGCACCTCTCTCTAAATTACCTCAGCTATGGATCCACCGTGCAGATCGACCCCGGTGAGCTGCAGGATTTCTATCTGGTGCAGGTACCGGTCAGCGGCCATGCGCAAGTGGCCAACGGAGCAGAAACCGAGGTTTCGGACTGCCGCGTTGCCACTGTGCTGAACCCGACACGGGCCACCCGGATGACCTGGCATTCCGATTGCCGGATGCTGCTTATGCAGATCGACCGGAAAGCTTTGCATGAAATCGCGGAACGCGCTGCCGGGCTTACTCTGGCCGAAGCGGTGATTTTCAACACAGCCGTTCCCGTCTCAAAAGGGCCATTGCACCGTTGGGCACGTCAATTTGCCGCCTGTGTCCACGCCACTGACGCGCAGGCAGGGTTCGGCACCTGGAGCCGCCTGCAGCAAAGCTTGATCGAAGAGCAGCTGATCCTGGGCTTCCTGACCTATCAGCAAAGCAACATCTGCCATCTTCTGTCACCGCGGACAGCGGCCGGCAGCAGCCATCAGATCCGCCGTGCACGGGACTTCATTCACACGCATGCAGGAGATCCTGTAACCGTTTTAGAAATAGCCGCCGCAGCAGGATGCAGTATCCGCAGCCTGCAAACCGGATTCCGTCAGACTTTTGGTTTGACGCCGGTGGCGTACCTGCGCGATTTACGGCTGGATCTGGCTCGCTATCTTCTGTTGTCCCGGCCTCCTGAAACGCCGGTCAGCAGCATTGCATATGACTGCGGCTTTTCTCACTTAGGTCGGTTTTCCCAGCACTACCGCGACCGGTTTGGCGAGCTGCCCAGCACTACCTGCGCTGTACGGGGAAAACCAGAAAAACCCGCAGGTTCCCCACTTGCGCGGTATTCAAGCAGCGTTTAA
- a CDS encoding cupin domain-containing protein: MALDRGITKAAEGLEGLSWNVVGHTYTPKLHSENAFIWHALIPDGTFVPPHIHPAQDEWITLLEGALEVEFGGDVFRAGPGDTVRMPMGVAHGIFNRSGAAASCVFGVAPSRKLFDLFCALDGVTDPEELVRISALHEVDFLPPPAE, encoded by the coding sequence ATGGCATTGGATCGGGGAATTACCAAGGCGGCCGAGGGGCTGGAGGGCCTGTCCTGGAACGTAGTTGGCCACACCTACACCCCCAAGCTGCACAGCGAAAACGCGTTCATCTGGCACGCGCTGATCCCGGACGGCACATTTGTGCCGCCGCATATTCATCCTGCGCAGGATGAGTGGATCACCCTGTTGGAGGGTGCGCTGGAGGTGGAATTCGGCGGTGATGTTTTTCGGGCCGGGCCGGGCGACACTGTGCGGATGCCGATGGGAGTGGCGCATGGCATCTTTAACCGTTCGGGCGCTGCGGCCTCTTGTGTTTTTGGGGTAGCTCCGTCGCGCAAGCTGTTCGATTTGTTTTGTGCGCTGGACGGCGTGACCGACCCGGAAGAACTGGTGCGGATCTCGGCGCTGCATGAGGTCGACTTCCTGCCGCCTCCGGCGGAATGA
- a CDS encoding flavin-containing monooxygenase, whose product MVKRKTVAVIGGGISGLAAAKAFAEKGHQVLGFERSHDLGGVWEPSRSYPGVQTQSPKELYCYTDHPMPQEYPEWPKGPQVHAYLHSYAHKHDLHRHFRLNAAVQEMDRRPDGRPGWRLVVETDGETRVQDVDFAVVCTGQFSEKNILSHPGQEDFTAQGGDVMHSSEYLDPGHARGKRVVVLGGSKSATDVAVNAVQNGARQVHLVYRQNVWRIPYFVGGINFKKLLYMRAQEAQFNGWGRSWLHKAIYSLAKPLIWVNFRGLETLLKLQLGLKKWDMVPDVPIEQDVSCSVPIVTPGLFEGFKSGSIIPRRTTISRYEGDEVALENGDRIGADLVISAVGWKLGIPYLAQRHLDKLIEADGQYRTYRLSVNPDLPEMGFVGFNSSFCTILSAELVANWLVRFADGKLEKQPSRAEMEDNIQMMLDWRRKERPAAQIYGGLCSAPFHFKHFDELLMDMGAAQWKRSNPLVEQFAPPDASAYGRFLATAPQYTAA is encoded by the coding sequence ATGGTAAAGCGCAAAACGGTTGCCGTGATCGGCGGCGGAATAAGCGGTCTGGCTGCAGCCAAAGCCTTTGCGGAAAAGGGGCATCAGGTTCTGGGGTTTGAACGCAGCCATGACCTGGGTGGAGTATGGGAGCCATCGCGCTCCTATCCTGGGGTGCAGACGCAGTCGCCCAAGGAACTTTATTGCTATACCGACCACCCGATGCCGCAGGAGTACCCTGAATGGCCCAAGGGGCCGCAGGTGCATGCCTATCTGCATTCTTACGCTCACAAGCACGATCTGCACCGGCATTTTCGGTTGAACGCCGCTGTACAGGAGATGGACCGGCGCCCGGACGGGCGGCCGGGCTGGCGGCTGGTGGTCGAGACGGACGGCGAAACCCGCGTGCAGGACGTGGATTTCGCTGTCGTCTGCACAGGCCAGTTTTCGGAGAAGAACATCCTTAGCCATCCCGGGCAGGAAGATTTTACGGCGCAAGGCGGGGATGTTATGCATTCCTCGGAGTACCTCGACCCTGGCCATGCGCGCGGTAAGCGGGTGGTGGTGCTGGGCGGCTCAAAGTCCGCCACCGATGTGGCGGTGAATGCAGTGCAGAATGGTGCGCGGCAGGTGCATCTGGTCTACCGGCAGAATGTCTGGCGGATTCCTTACTTCGTCGGCGGCATCAATTTCAAGAAGCTGCTGTATATGCGGGCCCAAGAGGCACAGTTCAACGGTTGGGGCCGCAGCTGGCTGCACAAGGCAATCTATAGCCTGGCGAAACCGTTGATCTGGGTCAATTTCCGTGGGTTAGAGACGCTTTTGAAGCTGCAACTGGGGCTGAAGAAGTGGGATATGGTGCCCGATGTGCCGATCGAACAGGATGTATCCTGTTCGGTTCCGATTGTGACGCCGGGTCTGTTTGAGGGATTCAAAAGCGGCTCGATCATTCCGCGGCGCACAACGATTTCGCGGTATGAGGGCGATGAGGTGGCGCTGGAAAACGGCGATAGAATCGGCGCTGACCTGGTGATCTCGGCGGTGGGCTGGAAGCTGGGCATCCCCTATCTGGCCCAGCGGCATCTGGACAAGCTGATCGAGGCTGATGGCCAGTACCGGACCTACCGGCTGTCGGTGAACCCGGACTTGCCGGAGATGGGCTTTGTCGGTTTCAACTCCAGCTTTTGCACGATTCTATCGGCGGAGCTGGTGGCGAATTGGCTGGTCCGCTTTGCTGACGGCAAGCTGGAGAAACAGCCCTCGCGGGCAGAGATGGAGGACAACATCCAAATGATGCTTGATTGGCGCCGCAAGGAACGGCCTGCCGCGCAGATCTATGGCGGACTGTGCTCGGCACCGTTCCATTTCAAGCATTTTGACGAACTGCTGATGGATATGGGGGCGGCGCAGTGGAAGCGCTCCAACCCGCTGGTTGAGCAATTTGCACCACCGGATGCCAGCGCTTATGGCCGGTTTCTGGCGACGGCACCGCAATACACGGCGGCCTGA